Within the Elusimicrobium sp. An273 genome, the region GACACGTACAACTTTGCACGGGCCCGCTTTTACCACGGATACGCCATGCAGGTTGCCTTTTTCATCAAAGAGCTGGGTCATGCCCACTTTTTCGCCGATTACGAAACGAAACGTAGCCGGAGCTTCTTTGACAGTTTCTGCTTTGGCCGCTTCAGCAACGGGCGTTGCCTCTTGGGCACCAGCAGCATTTTTGATTTCTTCAGTCATATTCTGTCAGGTTTCCTATTAGTTGCTTTTGATTGCCACATCTACACCGGCCGGCAAATCGAGTTTCATCAATTCATCCACGGTCTTAGAGGTGGGACTTTTTAGATCAATGAGTCTTTTGTGAATGCGCATTTCAAATTGTTCTCTGCTCTTTTTGTCGGTATGGGGAGAGCGAAGTACGGTGTACTTTTTAATCCGAACCGGCAACAGAACAGGCCCCGCCACGATGGCGCCCGTTTTCTGCGCGGTTTCCACAATGCGGGAAACCGAGGCGTCCAACATGCGATGGTCATAAGAACGCAATTTAATGCGGATTCTTTCTTGGCTCAGCACGTGAGCTCTTTTTTCTGTTTTTTCAGCCATTTTTTGTTTCCTTAAATGTTTTTCCACAAAAAAATTATGGGGCAGAAACCCCACCTCCGGGTCATCGTTCCCGACGAGCCGGTGTGGAATTTTGCTGCCTTAAGTCTAACTTAGTACATTTTATTATACCAAATTAGCGGGCTTTTGCGCTATACATTTACTAGCGGGTTTCACCTTGCCGCGTTCGCTATACAGCTGCCTAAAATTCGCTTAGATATATTTTATAATATCTGTATTGTATT harbors:
- the rpsJ gene encoding 30S ribosomal protein S10, which encodes MAEKTEKRAHVLSQERIRIKLRSYDHRMLDASVSRIVETAQKTGAIVAGPVLLPVRIKKYTVLRSPHTDKKSREQFEMRIHKRLIDLKSPTSKTVDELMKLDLPAGVDVAIKSN